From the Roseofilum capinflatum BLCC-M114 genome, one window contains:
- the topA gene encoding type I DNA topoisomerase, producing the protein MSSLVIVESPTKARTIRNFLPTGYQVEASMGHVRDLPSAADEIPASFKKEKWAQLGVNVESNFEPLYVIPKDKKKIVKELKDALKKADELILATDEDREGESISWHLKELLKPKVPIKRMVFHEITQEAIRAALQNCRDIDLQLVHAQETRRILDRLVGYTISPLLWKKIAPKLSAGRVQSVAVRLLVARERERRAFRQGSYWDLKAELEQTKTAFEARLITLDGVKIATGSDFDPETGKIVKNRQVKLLNETEAKALQKQLEGKTWTVTEVDEKPTTRKPSPPFTTSTLQQEANRKLGLSAKETMRTAQNLYEQGYITYMRTDSVHLSKEAIAAARSCVEQKYGPEYLSPQARQYSTKSKGAQEAHEAIRPAGKQFRTPQETGLGGREAKVYDLIWKRTVASQMANAQLTQIAVNLQVETAEFRSSGKRINFPGFFRAYVEGSDDPDAALENQEVILPELKAGDHPDCKQLEAIGHQTQPPARYTEASLVKTLEKEGVGRPSTYASIIDTIIGKGYAQMVNKALIPSFTAFAVTNLLEQHFPDLVDTQFTSRMEQTLDDISTGEVDWLPYLKTFYQGETGLETQVKERESQIDPNTAKTLELEGLEAKVRLGKYGPYVVVENGEDEPLTASIPPHLTPDTLDQDQVQTLIKQKTEGPDCLGVHPEMGEEIFMLNGTYGPYVQLGEVSEENKKPKRASLPKGMKPEDVTLDMAVGLLSLPRLLGQHPETGAKIKAGLGRFGPYVVHDQGKEGKDYRSLKKEDDILTIGLDRALELLAQPKRSRGGGRGKTKEPLRALGAHPEDGEAVNLYDGPYGPYVKHGKVNASVPKERPVEEVTLDEALELLKAKKSTKTTSTRSRSRKKA; encoded by the coding sequence ATGTCAAGCCTCGTTATTGTTGAATCTCCAACCAAAGCGCGAACCATCCGCAACTTTCTACCCACGGGTTACCAAGTAGAAGCCTCCATGGGTCATGTTCGCGACCTTCCCTCTGCTGCTGATGAAATTCCGGCCAGTTTCAAAAAGGAGAAATGGGCCCAATTGGGAGTCAATGTAGAATCGAACTTTGAACCGCTTTATGTGATTCCCAAAGATAAAAAGAAAATTGTTAAAGAACTCAAGGATGCTCTGAAAAAAGCCGATGAGTTGATTCTAGCGACAGATGAAGACCGAGAAGGGGAGAGCATTAGCTGGCATTTGAAGGAATTGCTCAAACCCAAGGTTCCCATTAAACGGATGGTCTTTCATGAGATTACCCAAGAGGCGATTCGGGCTGCCTTGCAAAACTGCCGAGATATCGATTTGCAATTGGTTCATGCTCAGGAAACTCGGCGGATTTTAGACCGTTTGGTGGGGTATACGATTTCTCCTTTATTGTGGAAAAAAATCGCGCCGAAACTCTCAGCCGGACGGGTGCAGTCGGTGGCGGTGCGGTTGTTGGTGGCTCGCGAGCGGGAACGGCGAGCGTTTCGTCAAGGGTCTTATTGGGATCTGAAGGCGGAATTGGAACAAACCAAAACGGCGTTTGAAGCCCGGTTAATCACTCTGGATGGGGTGAAAATTGCCACGGGTAGTGATTTTGATCCGGAAACGGGGAAAATCGTTAAAAACCGTCAGGTTAAACTGCTGAATGAGACGGAAGCGAAGGCGCTGCAAAAACAGTTAGAGGGGAAAACTTGGACGGTGACGGAGGTGGATGAAAAGCCGACAACGCGCAAACCTTCGCCTCCGTTTACGACTTCGACTTTGCAGCAGGAAGCGAACCGCAAATTGGGGTTGTCGGCGAAGGAGACGATGCGGACGGCACAAAATTTGTATGAGCAGGGCTATATTACTTATATGCGGACGGATTCGGTGCATTTGTCGAAGGAGGCGATCGCCGCCGCTCGTAGTTGTGTAGAACAAAAGTATGGCCCGGAATATCTCTCTCCCCAAGCACGCCAATACAGCACCAAAAGCAAGGGAGCGCAGGAAGCTCACGAAGCCATTCGTCCAGCCGGAAAGCAGTTTCGCACCCCCCAAGAAACCGGTTTAGGAGGTCGGGAAGCGAAAGTTTATGACCTGATTTGGAAGCGTACCGTAGCGTCTCAAATGGCCAACGCCCAGTTAACCCAAATTGCGGTTAACCTGCAAGTGGAAACGGCTGAGTTTCGCTCTTCTGGTAAACGGATTAATTTTCCTGGCTTTTTCCGCGCTTATGTGGAGGGTTCCGATGATCCCGATGCAGCCTTGGAAAATCAGGAGGTGATTCTACCGGAACTGAAGGCAGGGGATCATCCTGATTGTAAACAATTAGAGGCGATCGGTCACCAAACCCAACCCCCCGCTCGCTATACGGAAGCCTCCTTAGTCAAAACCCTGGAAAAGGAAGGGGTGGGCCGTCCGAGTACCTACGCCAGCATCATTGATACGATTATCGGCAAAGGCTATGCCCAAATGGTCAACAAGGCCCTGATCCCTTCCTTTACGGCCTTTGCAGTAACCAATTTGCTAGAGCAACATTTTCCCGACCTGGTGGATACTCAATTCACCTCGCGCATGGAACAAACCCTAGATGATATTTCTACGGGGGAAGTGGACTGGTTACCCTATCTGAAAACCTTTTATCAGGGAGAAACGGGTCTGGAAACTCAAGTGAAGGAACGGGAGAGTCAAATCGATCCGAATACGGCGAAAACTCTGGAATTGGAAGGCTTAGAGGCTAAAGTCCGTTTAGGGAAATACGGCCCCTATGTGGTAGTGGAAAATGGAGAGGATGAACCGCTTACGGCCTCTATTCCCCCTCACCTCACCCCCGATACCCTGGATCAAGATCAGGTGCAAACCCTGATCAAGCAGAAAACTGAGGGGCCTGACTGCCTCGGTGTTCATCCGGAGATGGGAGAGGAGATTTTTATGCTCAATGGAACCTATGGCCCCTATGTGCAACTTGGGGAAGTTTCCGAAGAAAATAAAAAACCCAAACGCGCATCCCTCCCCAAAGGCATGAAACCGGAAGATGTCACCTTGGATATGGCTGTGGGTTTGTTATCCTTACCGCGACTGTTGGGCCAACACCCCGAAACCGGAGCGAAAATTAAAGCGGGTTTAGGTCGCTTTGGCCCCTATGTTGTCCACGATCAAGGTAAGGAAGGTAAGGATTATCGCTCTTTGAAGAAAGAAGATGATATCTTAACTATTGGCCTCGATCGCGCTCTGGAATTACTGGCCCAACCGAAGCGAAGTCGGGGAGGGGGTCGTGGAAAGACCAAGGAACCCCTGCGAGCGTTAGGGGCACACCCAGAGGATGGGGAGGCAGTTAATCTTTATGATGGCCCCTATGGCCCCTATGTGAAGCATGGTAAGGTCAATGCTAGTGTACCCAAGGAGCGGCCGGTTGAAGAGGTGACCTTAGACGAAGCCCTAGAGTTACTCAAGGCTAAGAAAAGCACTAAAACGACCAGTACCCGCTCCCGCAGTCGTAAAAAGGCTTAG
- the queG gene encoding tRNA epoxyqueuosine(34) reductase QueG, with protein MSDDSGTLSSEQVKEKAIELGFSQVGIAVVDRAIAQKAAERLNSWLAQGYHADMDWMANPKRQEIRTAFPQVASIISLSLNYYAPYAQPQGLEYGKISRYAWGRDYHRVIGKKLKAFAAWLQQQGQDIQLKGYVDTGPVQDKLWAETAGLGWVGKHGNLITRKFGSWVFLAEILTNLTLEPDQPHTEHCGTCTRCIQACPTGAIAEPFVVDANRCIAYHTIENRAEELPEAIAKNLNGWVAGCDICQDVCPWNQRFSQPTQIADFHPYPENLAPKLIDLANLSEQEWDRRFRASALRRIKPEMWRRNARANLPSGDCAQDEQGKP; from the coding sequence ATGTCTGATGATTCTGGAACCTTAAGTTCAGAACAGGTGAAAGAAAAAGCGATTGAGCTTGGCTTTAGTCAAGTGGGGATAGCAGTGGTAGATCGGGCGATCGCCCAAAAAGCGGCTGAACGGCTCAATTCTTGGTTAGCCCAGGGCTATCATGCAGACATGGATTGGATGGCTAATCCCAAACGCCAAGAGATCCGCACCGCCTTCCCCCAAGTAGCTTCGATTATTAGTTTATCACTCAATTATTATGCTCCCTATGCTCAACCCCAAGGGCTAGAGTATGGCAAAATTTCTCGTTATGCTTGGGGACGGGATTATCATCGAGTCATCGGCAAAAAGTTAAAGGCTTTTGCTGCGTGGTTACAGCAGCAGGGGCAAGATATTCAACTTAAGGGCTATGTGGATACGGGGCCGGTTCAAGATAAACTCTGGGCCGAGACGGCAGGCTTGGGTTGGGTGGGTAAACATGGGAATCTGATTACCCGTAAATTTGGCTCCTGGGTGTTTCTGGCGGAAATTTTGACGAATTTGACCTTAGAGCCGGATCAACCCCATACAGAGCATTGTGGGACTTGTACGCGCTGCATTCAGGCTTGTCCTACAGGGGCGATCGCCGAACCGTTTGTGGTGGATGCCAATCGCTGTATTGCTTATCACACGATTGAAAACCGTGCTGAGGAACTTCCGGAGGCGATCGCCAAAAACCTCAACGGATGGGTGGCTGGATGTGACATTTGTCAAGACGTTTGCCCCTGGAATCAACGGTTTTCCCAACCGACGCAGATCGCAGACTTCCATCCCTATCCGGAAAACCTCGCCCCCAAACTCATCGATCTCGCCAACCTTTCCGAGCAAGAGTGGGATCGACGGTTTCGCGCTTCCGCCCTCAGACGCATTAAACCCGAAATGTGGAGAAGAAACGCCCGCGCTAACTTGCCAAGCGGAGACTGCGCTCAGGACGAGCAAGGTAAGCCTTAA
- a CDS encoding SpoIIE family protein phosphatase, with protein sequence MSQGERRERRSKKAKLMVVDDERDNLDLLYRTFRRDFQVYRAESAKAALEILDQEGEMSIIISDQRMPEMNGTEFLGKTVEQYPDTIRILLTGYTDVEDLVEAINAGKVFKYIVKPWNPTELKALIEQASETYQVIKQSTNNLRRSLRRESIQNTVMTALRDKLDYNSMLQNISETVGKNFEADFCCLQSVEDNKLTQHRFAYRNPSEEADEANLLNSPDSQALIEAALENHQTQSQRYAEGDRPYLHLAVPLIYQETFFGILSLYQYDTDGLWPDEDVQLLESIIEQASLALSQARLYERATQLANQLQSELEVARQFQANLLRQSWPEIDAVDVQAYCYPAREVGGDFFEVYVHPQGDIWVAVGDVSGKGVPAALFMASAISVLRRELSQDTSQEPNEVIRNLNSSLIDDLTNNNSFITMAVARYRPSTQELAYASAGHVYPLVWSHKKLMEQLAANEPVTVEPNILKVRGIPVGILPVWKAQSGQVKMEPGDVLLLTSDGITEAKDHSAGQIDSEAMLNQEGLWKLLIQQPGKLSLTQLLDSVRADSAIQEDDQTLLSLEVL encoded by the coding sequence ATGAGTCAGGGTGAACGCCGAGAACGACGGAGCAAAAAAGCCAAATTAATGGTCGTTGATGACGAGCGGGATAACCTCGATCTACTGTATCGAACCTTTCGGCGGGATTTTCAAGTTTATCGCGCCGAAAGTGCAAAGGCCGCTCTAGAGATTCTGGATCAAGAAGGAGAAATGTCGATCATTATCTCTGACCAACGGATGCCAGAAATGAATGGGACTGAGTTTCTAGGTAAGACCGTAGAACAGTATCCCGATACGATCCGCATCTTGTTAACGGGTTATACGGATGTGGAGGACTTGGTTGAGGCCATTAATGCGGGGAAGGTGTTTAAGTATATTGTTAAACCCTGGAACCCGACGGAACTGAAGGCCTTGATTGAGCAAGCCTCAGAGACCTATCAGGTCATTAAACAAAGTACCAATAATTTGAGGCGATCGCTACGACGGGAGTCCATTCAGAATACGGTGATGACGGCCCTCAGAGATAAGCTGGATTACAACAGCATGTTGCAAAATATCAGCGAGACAGTGGGCAAGAATTTTGAGGCGGATTTCTGCTGTCTCCAATCTGTGGAAGACAATAAGTTAACACAACATCGGTTTGCTTATCGTAATCCGTCTGAAGAGGCAGACGAGGCGAATTTACTCAATTCTCCAGACTCTCAAGCCTTAATAGAAGCGGCTCTAGAGAATCATCAAACCCAAAGTCAACGGTATGCAGAAGGCGATCGCCCCTATCTGCACTTAGCCGTCCCCCTCATCTACCAAGAAACCTTCTTCGGTATCCTCTCTCTCTATCAATATGACACCGATGGCCTGTGGCCCGATGAGGATGTTCAACTGCTAGAGAGCATCATCGAACAAGCCTCCTTAGCGCTCTCCCAAGCCAGACTCTATGAACGAGCGACTCAACTGGCTAATCAATTGCAATCGGAACTCGAAGTGGCTCGTCAATTTCAGGCGAACCTACTGCGGCAAAGTTGGCCTGAAATTGATGCAGTTGATGTGCAAGCCTATTGCTATCCGGCACGGGAAGTCGGCGGAGATTTCTTTGAAGTCTATGTGCATCCCCAAGGCGATATTTGGGTAGCCGTGGGTGATGTATCTGGTAAAGGGGTTCCGGCAGCTCTATTTATGGCCAGTGCCATTTCCGTACTGCGTCGCGAACTGTCCCAGGATACGTCCCAGGAGCCGAATGAAGTGATTCGCAACCTCAATAGTTCCCTGATCGATGATTTGACCAATAACAACTCTTTTATCACCATGGCGGTTGCTCGCTATCGTCCTTCGACTCAGGAACTCGCCTATGCCAGCGCTGGCCATGTTTATCCCCTGGTTTGGTCTCACAAAAAACTGATGGAGCAATTGGCGGCAAATGAGCCAGTTACAGTCGAACCGAATATTCTCAAAGTTCGCGGTATTCCGGTGGGTATTTTACCCGTTTGGAAAGCTCAGTCTGGACAGGTGAAAATGGAACCAGGAGATGTGCTTTTACTGACGAGTGATGGCATTACCGAAGCGAAAGATCACAGTGCTGGTCAAATCGATTCAGAAGCCATGCTGAATCAAGAAGGGTTATGGAAATTGTTGATTCAACAACCGGGCAAACTGAGTTTAACCCAACTGCTTGATAGTGTTCGAGCAGATAGTGCTATACAAGAAGATGATCAAACGCTGCTATCTTTGGAGGTTTTGTAG
- a CDS encoding photosystem I assembly protein Ycf3, with amino-acid sequence MPRTQRNDNFIDKSFTVMADIILKILPTSNKSKTAFAYYRDGMSAQADGEYAEALDNYYEALELEDDPNDRSYILYNVGLIHASNGEHDKAIDYYEQALDLNDKMPQALNNIAVIYHYKGEQTKAAGDNEKAEELFDIAADYWSQAIKMAPNNYIEAQNWLKNTGRSQGEVFF; translated from the coding sequence ATGCCCAGAACCCAGCGCAACGATAACTTTATTGATAAAAGCTTTACGGTGATGGCAGATATTATTCTCAAGATTCTGCCCACCAGCAATAAGTCGAAAACTGCCTTTGCCTATTATCGCGATGGGATGTCTGCCCAGGCTGATGGGGAGTATGCAGAGGCTTTGGATAATTATTATGAAGCTTTGGAGTTAGAGGACGATCCCAACGATCGCAGCTATATTCTGTATAATGTGGGCTTGATCCATGCCAGTAATGGGGAGCATGACAAGGCGATCGACTATTATGAGCAAGCCTTGGACTTGAATGATAAGATGCCCCAAGCCCTGAATAATATTGCCGTCATCTATCACTATAAGGGCGAACAAACAAAAGCAGCCGGTGATAATGAGAAGGCGGAAGAATTATTTGATATCGCCGCCGATTATTGGAGCCAAGCAATTAAAATGGCTCCCAATAACTATATTGAAGCCCAAAACTGGTTGAAAAATACCGGGCGATCGCAAGGCGAAGTCTTTTTCTAA
- a CDS encoding bifunctional aldolase/short-chain dehydrogenase, whose product MVKNLWNGSEAAQYKTDVEQRVYTSRLLGKDPSLVLHGGGNTSVKVKENNLFGEAEDILYVKGSGWDLATIEAAGFAPVRIPHLLKLAQLKQLSDPQMVNELKTQMTRASAPSPSVETILHAILPYKYVDHTHADAIVTVTNTANGRERIEEIYGDRLIIIPYVMPGFDLARVCASQFSLEAGEQTLGMVLMNHGIFSFGATAQESYERMIELVSQAETYLQKQGAMVSIPKHPTPEPPPLSQTLAQLRHTLSTTAQFPIILSTHRTPKTLNFAQRDDIQQISQQGPATPDHVIRTKRLPLVGRDIQSYAQDYQAYFRAHATPDLTILDPIPRVILDPELGMCTIGKTIKQAHIVADIYDHTIDIISASTQLGGYQALSAKDIFAVEYWDLEQAKLRKGGKPPVFTGEIALVTGAASGIGKACVDSLLKRGAAVIGLDLDRNIEDLYNRADFCGITCDVTDETALNAALEQAVQQFGGLDMLILNAGIFPGGCPIADLSSSEWRKVMSVNLDANLALLRQAHPLLKLAPQGGRVVVIGSKNVPAPGPGAAAYSASKAALNQLMRVAALEWGKDNIRLNTLHPNAVFDTGLWTEEVLNSRAAHYGLTVEEYKTNNVLKVEVDSHSVAELAAEMCGPLFAKTTAAQVPVDGGNDRVI is encoded by the coding sequence ATGGTTAAAAACTTATGGAATGGGAGCGAAGCCGCTCAATATAAAACAGATGTAGAACAAAGAGTTTATACCTCGCGCCTATTAGGAAAAGATCCCTCCCTCGTCCTCCATGGAGGGGGCAATACCTCCGTCAAAGTCAAAGAAAACAACCTCTTCGGAGAAGCAGAAGATATTCTCTACGTCAAAGGGAGCGGATGGGATCTCGCCACCATCGAAGCCGCAGGATTTGCCCCGGTACGCATTCCCCACCTGCTCAAATTAGCACAGCTCAAGCAATTATCCGACCCGCAAATGGTCAATGAACTGAAAACCCAGATGACCCGCGCCAGCGCTCCCTCTCCTTCTGTAGAGACCATTTTGCACGCCATCTTGCCCTACAAATACGTCGATCATACCCATGCAGATGCGATCGTTACGGTTACAAATACAGCCAATGGTAGAGAACGGATCGAAGAGATTTATGGCGATCGCCTCATCATCATCCCCTACGTCATGCCCGGATTCGACCTCGCCAGAGTCTGCGCCAGTCAATTCTCCCTAGAAGCCGGAGAACAGACCCTCGGCATGGTACTGATGAATCATGGTATCTTTTCCTTCGGAGCTACTGCCCAAGAATCCTACGAACGGATGATCGAGCTAGTCAGTCAAGCCGAAACCTACCTACAAAAACAAGGCGCAATGGTTTCCATCCCCAAACATCCGACCCCTGAACCCCCTCCCCTCAGTCAAACCCTCGCCCAACTGCGCCATACCCTCTCCACCACCGCCCAATTCCCCATCATCCTCAGCACCCACCGCACCCCCAAAACCCTCAACTTCGCCCAAAGAGACGACATTCAGCAGATCTCCCAACAAGGCCCCGCCACCCCAGATCACGTCATCCGCACCAAACGCCTCCCCCTAGTTGGCCGAGACATTCAAAGCTATGCCCAAGACTATCAAGCCTACTTCCGCGCCCACGCCACCCCAGATCTAACCATTCTCGACCCCATTCCCAGAGTCATTCTTGACCCAGAACTGGGCATGTGTACCATCGGCAAAACCATCAAACAAGCCCACATCGTCGCCGACATTTACGACCATACCATCGACATCATCAGCGCCAGCACCCAACTCGGCGGCTATCAGGCACTCTCTGCCAAAGACATCTTCGCCGTCGAATACTGGGACTTAGAACAAGCCAAACTCCGCAAAGGCGGCAAACCCCCCGTCTTCACTGGCGAAATAGCCCTCGTCACCGGCGCAGCCTCCGGCATCGGCAAAGCCTGTGTAGACTCCCTCCTAAAGCGAGGAGCAGCCGTCATCGGCTTAGATCTCGATCGCAACATTGAAGACCTCTACAACCGTGCAGACTTCTGTGGCATCACCTGCGATGTCACCGATGAAACCGCCCTCAATGCCGCCCTAGAACAAGCCGTGCAACAGTTTGGCGGTCTAGATATGCTCATCCTCAACGCCGGTATTTTTCCCGGTGGTTGTCCCATTGCCGACCTCAGCAGTAGCGAATGGCGCAAAGTCATGTCCGTCAATTTAGATGCCAACCTCGCCCTGTTGCGCCAAGCTCATCCCCTGCTCAAACTCGCCCCCCAAGGCGGTCGAGTCGTCGTCATCGGCTCCAAAAATGTCCCCGCCCCCGGCCCCGGAGCAGCCGCCTATTCTGCTTCTAAAGCTGCCCTCAATCAACTCATGCGCGTCGCCGCCCTAGAGTGGGGCAAAGATAACATTCGCCTCAACACCCTTCATCCCAATGCCGTATTTGATACGGGTTTATGGACAGAAGAAGTCCTCAATTCTCGCGCCGCCCATTATGGGTTAACCGTGGAAGAATATAAAACCAACAATGTCTTAAAAGTAGAAGTCGATAGCCATTCCGTGGCTGAACTTGCTGCCGAAATGTGCGGCCCTTTGTTCGCTAAAACCACTGCTGCTCAAGTCCCCGTTGATGGGGGCAATGACCGGGTGATTTAA
- a CDS encoding ATP-binding protein, with product MKTELNVPSDLKFLGIVESWLLGCLEVELGESPDWSRQSTRFRLALVEAYSNVVRHAHKEKAELPVVMCLELKNSDIALEIWDHGQGYDLATYLPPDPEQKQEGGYGWLIMNRLMDRVEYRLQVEGRNCLKLEASVPALKKE from the coding sequence ATGAAAACGGAGCTAAATGTGCCAAGCGATTTGAAATTTCTGGGAATTGTTGAGTCCTGGTTATTAGGCTGTTTGGAAGTGGAGCTGGGGGAGTCACCGGATTGGTCAAGACAATCCACTCGGTTTCGATTGGCCTTAGTAGAAGCCTATTCTAATGTGGTGCGCCATGCCCATAAAGAGAAGGCGGAATTGCCTGTGGTGATGTGTTTGGAACTCAAAAATAGTGACATTGCCCTAGAGATTTGGGATCATGGCCAAGGATATGATCTAGCTACTTATTTGCCTCCCGATCCAGAACAAAAACAGGAAGGGGGTTATGGATGGCTGATTATGAATCGGTTGATGGATCGGGTAGAGTATCGCCTGCAAGTTGAAGGTCGTAATTGCCTAAAATTAGAGGCAAGTGTCCCCGCTTTGAAGAAAGAATAA
- the gatC gene encoding Asp-tRNA(Asn)/Glu-tRNA(Gln) amidotransferase subunit GatC, protein MLDQEQVHKVAHLARLALTPEEEAQLSGELSQILEYVEQLNELDTEGVPPTTRAIELSNITREDLLTPDEFREALLDNAPDRDGDFFKVPQILSE, encoded by the coding sequence ATGCTCGACCAAGAACAAGTTCATAAAGTTGCCCATCTGGCCCGTTTAGCCCTGACTCCGGAAGAAGAAGCCCAGTTAAGTGGGGAACTGAGCCAGATTCTCGAATATGTGGAACAGCTCAATGAGTTAGATACTGAAGGGGTTCCCCCCACCACGCGAGCGATCGAATTAAGCAACATCACCCGCGAAGATTTACTCACCCCCGATGAGTTTCGGGAAGCCCTTTTAGACAATGCCCCCGATCGCGATGGGGACTTTTTTAAGGTTCCCCAAATCCTTAGCGAGTAA
- a CDS encoding MASE1 domain-containing protein, with protein MIVILHIIGTFAFQFASFNDVTPVWPLSGISLAALLLSQFRILPGMLIGYWWLDSNLYESWSLGLPIGTGETIEALIAAILILWWSGDHKILNSVKATLFFTIAVSFAPIFNATWGTSILYFQEVISTVDYAGVWRTWWTADTVGFLVFAPFILTWERGFRGLKTNPQQLRELMLLIAFIAFISWETFVLSYSVEYMFLLPMVWAAFRFGKRGATLLVVVLSLISILTTAQGIGAFAKETDLDSMLLLQSFVGVVSLTILILSSTISEQKAAEQQLRRYNEVLESQVQERTAELSQTLKDLQSMQTQLVQTEKMSSLGQLVAGVAHEINNPVNFIHGNLTHTENYTHSLFKIISLYQQYYPQPQNEIEELIEDSDLDFIQEDFPKLLQSMKVGANRIREIVISLRNFSRLDESDCKEVDIHEGLESTLMILENRFKRSVDQSEIQLIKNYGEIPLVDCYPGRLNQVFMNLLTNAMDALDESSDPDRIDTIHLTTELKDSNTVRIRIADNGPGIPEKVQSKLFDPFFTTKPVGQGTGLGLTISYQIITETHQGALYCDSTLNEGTEFIIELPVKKVH; from the coding sequence ATGATTGTCATCTTGCACATTATCGGCACGTTTGCCTTTCAGTTTGCCAGTTTCAATGATGTAACTCCTGTTTGGCCCCTCTCAGGCATTTCTTTAGCAGCATTACTCTTGAGTCAATTTCGCATTTTACCCGGAATGCTGATCGGCTATTGGTGGCTAGACAGTAACCTCTATGAAAGCTGGTCTTTAGGGCTTCCCATCGGCACAGGAGAAACGATAGAGGCGTTAATTGCTGCGATTTTGATTTTATGGTGGAGTGGCGATCACAAAATTCTCAATTCGGTTAAAGCCACTTTGTTTTTTACGATCGCAGTCAGTTTTGCCCCCATTTTTAACGCCACTTGGGGAACCTCTATTCTCTATTTTCAAGAAGTAATTTCTACAGTAGACTATGCTGGAGTTTGGCGAACCTGGTGGACGGCAGATACTGTCGGATTTTTGGTCTTTGCCCCCTTTATACTCACCTGGGAACGAGGATTTCGCGGTCTCAAAACCAACCCACAACAGTTAAGGGAACTCATGCTGCTGATTGCATTTATCGCCTTTATCTCTTGGGAAACCTTCGTGCTAAGTTATTCCGTAGAATATATGTTTTTGCTGCCTATGGTTTGGGCAGCCTTTCGCTTTGGAAAGCGAGGTGCTACCTTATTGGTTGTGGTGTTATCGTTAATTTCTATCTTAACGACTGCCCAAGGAATTGGGGCATTTGCGAAAGAAACAGATCTAGACTCTATGCTGTTGTTGCAATCTTTTGTGGGTGTAGTGAGTCTCACTATTCTGATTTTGTCCTCAACCATTAGCGAACAAAAGGCCGCAGAGCAGCAACTCCGGCGGTACAATGAAGTCTTAGAAAGTCAAGTTCAAGAAAGGACGGCTGAATTATCCCAAACCTTAAAAGATTTACAAAGTATGCAAACTCAACTGGTGCAAACTGAAAAAATGTCCAGTTTAGGACAATTGGTGGCGGGAGTTGCCCATGAAATCAATAATCCTGTGAATTTCATTCATGGTAATTTAACTCATACTGAAAACTACACCCATAGCTTATTCAAGATTATTAGTCTTTATCAGCAATATTATCCTCAACCTCAAAACGAAATTGAAGAACTCATTGAAGACAGCGACCTCGATTTTATTCAAGAGGACTTCCCTAAACTCCTCCAATCGATGAAAGTAGGAGCCAATCGTATTCGTGAAATTGTTATATCTCTGCGTAATTTTTCCCGTCTCGATGAATCAGACTGTAAAGAAGTGGATATTCATGAAGGTTTAGAGAGTACCTTGATGATTTTAGAAAATCGCTTTAAGCGCAGTGTGGATCAATCGGAAATTCAACTCATCAAAAACTATGGTGAAATTCCTTTAGTGGACTGTTACCCAGGGCGGCTTAATCAGGTATTTATGAACCTGCTTACCAATGCGATGGATGCTTTAGATGAGTCTTCAGACCCAGACCGGATTGATACCATTCACCTAACTACAGAGTTAAAGGACTCTAATACGGTCAGAATTCGCATTGCCGATAATGGCCCAGGAATCCCAGAGAAAGTACAATCTAAACTCTTCGATCCCTTTTTTACCACGAAACCCGTTGGTCAAGGTACAGGTTTAGGTCTGACAATTAGTTATCAAATTATCACCGAAACTCATCAAGGAGCTTTATATTGCGATTCTACCCTGAATGAAGGTACAGAGTTTATTATTGAGCTGCCTGTGAAAAAAGTACATTGA